In one Streptomyces sp. NBC_01288 genomic region, the following are encoded:
- the aroB gene encoding 3-dehydroquinate synthase, translating into MSESVTRIQVGGTAGSDPYEVLVGRQLLGELGGLVGDRTKRVAVIHPEALDETGEALRADLAGQGFEAVAIQVPNAEEAKTAEVAAYCWKALGQSGFTRSDVIVGVGGGSTTDLAGFVAATWLRGVRWIAVPTTVLAMVDAAVGGKTGINTAEGKNLVGSFHPPAGVLCDLAALDSLPVNDYVSGLAEIIKAGFIADPVILELIESDPESARTPAGPHTAELIERSIKVKAEVVSADLKESGLREILNYGHTLAHAIEKNERYKWRHGAAVAVGMHFAAELGRLAGRLDDATADRHRTVLESVGLPLSYRYDQWPKLLENMKVDKKSRGDLLRFIVLDGLAKPTVLEGPDPAVLLAAYGEVGE; encoded by the coding sequence ATGAGCGAGTCAGTGACGCGGATCCAGGTCGGCGGCACGGCGGGCAGCGACCCGTACGAGGTCCTGGTGGGCCGTCAACTCCTGGGCGAACTGGGCGGGTTGGTCGGCGACAGGACCAAGCGGGTCGCCGTCATCCACCCCGAGGCGCTCGACGAGACGGGTGAGGCGCTGCGCGCCGACCTGGCCGGGCAGGGCTTCGAGGCCGTCGCCATCCAGGTGCCCAACGCGGAGGAGGCCAAGACCGCCGAGGTCGCCGCCTACTGCTGGAAGGCACTGGGCCAGTCCGGCTTCACCCGCTCCGATGTCATCGTCGGCGTCGGCGGCGGCTCCACCACCGACCTGGCCGGCTTCGTCGCCGCGACCTGGCTGCGCGGGGTCCGCTGGATCGCCGTTCCGACGACCGTGCTCGCCATGGTCGACGCGGCCGTCGGCGGCAAGACCGGCATCAACACCGCCGAGGGCAAGAACCTGGTCGGCTCCTTCCACCCGCCGGCCGGCGTGCTCTGCGACCTCGCCGCGCTGGACTCACTCCCGGTCAACGACTACGTCTCCGGGCTCGCCGAGATCATCAAGGCCGGCTTCATCGCCGACCCGGTGATCCTCGAACTCATCGAGTCCGATCCGGAGTCCGCCCGCACCCCGGCGGGTCCGCACACCGCCGAGCTGATCGAACGCTCCATCAAGGTCAAGGCCGAGGTCGTCTCCGCCGACCTCAAGGAGTCGGGCCTGCGCGAGATCCTCAACTACGGCCACACCCTCGCGCACGCCATCGAGAAGAACGAGCGCTACAAGTGGCGCCACGGCGCGGCAGTGGCCGTAGGCATGCACTTCGCGGCCGAACTCGGCCGTCTCGCGGGCCGGTTGGACGACGCGACGGCGGACCGGCACCGCACGGTCCTCGAATCGGTCGGCCTGCCCCTCAGCTACCGCTACGACCAGTGGCCCAAGCTGCTGGAGAACATGAAGGTCGACAAGAAGTCCCGCGGCGACCTGCTGCGCTTCATCGTCCTCGACGGCCTCGCCAAGCCGACCGTCCTGGAGGGCCCCGACCCGGCCGTCCTGCTCGCCGCGTACGGCGAAGTGGGCGAGTAA
- a CDS encoding Pro-rich N-terminal domain-containing protein, producing the protein MQHAVGSPLPPPHQPGQGPTTGWSPAGQHSGPPQPGPAPVPPPPPAPGFAPTPPVPHTMPSRTPDTTGHIQLPPGGPVPMPSAPPATAAPDPTSTTLAVLLIGPAGAGKTSVAKYWADHRRVPTAHISLDDVREWVRSGFADPQSGWNDHSEAQYRLARRTCGFSARNFLANGISCILDDAVFPDRPVVGLGGWKRHVGPGLLPVVLLPGLEIVLERNAKRAGNRRLTDEEVARIHGRMAGWYGSGLPIIDNSQMDVQQTAQVLNDVLSRSIASPPSW; encoded by the coding sequence ATGCAGCATGCAGTGGGGTCACCGCTGCCGCCGCCCCACCAGCCGGGGCAGGGACCGACCACCGGTTGGTCCCCGGCCGGACAACACTCGGGACCGCCCCAACCGGGCCCGGCCCCCGTGCCACCCCCGCCACCGGCCCCGGGTTTCGCGCCCACCCCGCCGGTGCCGCACACGATGCCGAGCCGCACCCCGGACACCACCGGCCACATCCAGCTCCCGCCGGGCGGCCCCGTGCCCATGCCCAGCGCTCCACCGGCCACGGCAGCACCCGACCCGACCTCCACCACCCTCGCGGTGCTGCTCATCGGCCCCGCAGGCGCGGGCAAGACGAGCGTCGCCAAGTACTGGGCGGACCACCGCCGGGTCCCCACCGCCCACATCAGCCTCGACGACGTCCGTGAGTGGGTCCGCTCGGGCTTCGCCGATCCGCAGTCGGGCTGGAACGACCACTCCGAGGCCCAGTACCGCCTGGCCCGCCGCACCTGCGGCTTCTCCGCCCGCAACTTCCTCGCCAACGGCATCTCCTGCATCCTCGACGACGCGGTCTTCCCCGACCGCCCGGTCGTAGGCCTCGGCGGCTGGAAACGCCACGTGGGCCCCGGCCTCCTCCCGGTGGTCCTGTTGCCGGGCCTGGAAATCGTCCTGGAACGCAACGCCAAACGCGCCGGCAACCGCCGCCTCACCGACGAAGAGGTCGCCCGCATCCACGGCCGCATGGCGGGTTGGTACGGCTCGGGCCTCCCGATCATCGACAACTCCCAGATGGACGTCCAACAGACGGCCCAGGTCCTGAACGACGTCCTGTCCCGCTCGATAGCAAGCCCCCCGAGCTGGTAG
- a CDS encoding aminopeptidase P family protein — MSEVYAARRARLRDRAQAGGSQSALVTNPANVRYLAGPAPQGTVLLLGKREDLLVCTVPLDERPAEGRPDETLRVHTLPGPDGDPAVSAADLAAAHGAESMAVEEHHLTVTRHRALRSIAPTLRLTDIGGAVEQLRVVKDEEEISCLRIAAEIADQALGELLESILVGRTERHLALELERRLVDHGAEGPAFATSVATGPHSGRPGHRPTDRRVEEGDFLSVCLGATYRGYRCEIGRTFVIGTSPADWQIELYDLVFAAQRAARESLTPGAAYRDVDRAARQVLDSAGYSEGLAALTGHGVGLEIDEEPQLAPAAMGKLDACVPVTVEPGVHLPGRGGVRIDDTLVVRPQADGGPELLTITTKELLAL; from the coding sequence ATGTCAGAGGTCTACGCAGCCCGCCGAGCAAGGCTCAGGGACCGAGCCCAAGCCGGCGGCAGCCAATCCGCGCTGGTCACCAATCCAGCCAACGTGCGCTACTTGGCCGGTCCAGCCCCGCAGGGCACCGTTCTGCTCCTGGGCAAGCGCGAGGACCTGCTGGTCTGCACGGTCCCGCTGGACGAGCGCCCCGCGGAGGGCCGTCCCGACGAAACCCTGCGCGTCCATACACTCCCCGGCCCCGACGGCGACCCCGCCGTGTCCGCCGCGGACCTCGCGGCAGCGCACGGTGCCGAATCCATGGCCGTGGAGGAGCATCACCTCACCGTGACTCGCCACCGAGCCCTCCGCTCGATCGCCCCCACACTCCGCCTCACCGACATCGGCGGCGCGGTCGAGCAACTCCGGGTCGTCAAGGACGAGGAGGAGATCTCCTGTCTGAGAATCGCCGCCGAGATCGCCGACCAGGCCCTCGGAGAGCTGCTGGAGTCGATCCTCGTCGGCCGTACCGAACGCCACCTCGCCCTCGAACTGGAGCGACGGCTCGTCGACCACGGCGCGGAGGGCCCGGCCTTCGCCACCTCCGTCGCCACCGGTCCGCACTCCGGCAGACCCGGCCACCGGCCGACCGATCGCCGGGTCGAGGAAGGAGATTTCCTTTCCGTCTGCCTCGGCGCCACGTATCGCGGATACCGCTGTGAGATCGGCCGTACGTTCGTCATCGGGACCTCTCCCGCCGACTGGCAGATCGAGCTGTACGACCTCGTCTTCGCCGCCCAGCGCGCTGCACGGGAGTCCCTGACCCCCGGCGCCGCCTACCGTGATGTGGACCGCGCGGCCCGCCAGGTACTGGACTCCGCGGGGTACTCGGAAGGCCTCGCGGCCCTCACCGGTCACGGTGTCGGACTCGAAATCGACGAGGAGCCGCAGCTGGCCCCCGCGGCCATGGGTAAACTGGACGCTTGCGTGCCGGTCACCGTCGAACCGGGGGTTCACCTCCCGGGCCGGGGCGGTGTCCGGATCGATGACACGCTCGTCGTACGCCCTCAGGCGGACGGCGGACCCGAGCTACTCACCATCACGACCAAGGAGCTGCTCGCGCTCTAG
- the efp gene encoding elongation factor P: MASTNDLKNGLVLKLDGGQLWSVVEFQHVKPGKGPAFVRTKLKNVLSGKVVDKTFNAGVKVETATVDKRDMQFSYMDGEYFVFMDMETYDQLMVDRKAVGDAANFLIEGFTASVAQHEGEVLFVELPAAVELVIQETEPGVQGDRSTGGTKPATLETGHQINVPLFITTGEKIKVDTRTSDYLGRVNS, from the coding sequence GTGGCTTCCACGAACGACCTCAAGAACGGCCTGGTGCTCAAGCTCGACGGGGGCCAGCTCTGGTCCGTCGTCGAGTTCCAGCACGTCAAGCCCGGCAAGGGCCCTGCCTTCGTGCGCACCAAGCTCAAGAACGTGCTCTCCGGCAAGGTCGTCGACAAGACGTTCAACGCCGGCGTCAAGGTCGAGACGGCCACTGTCGACAAGCGCGACATGCAGTTCTCGTACATGGACGGCGAGTACTTCGTCTTCATGGACATGGAGACCTACGACCAGCTCATGGTCGACCGCAAGGCCGTCGGCGACGCCGCCAACTTCCTGATCGAGGGCTTCACCGCCTCGGTCGCCCAGCACGAGGGCGAGGTGCTCTTCGTCGAGCTGCCGGCCGCCGTCGAGCTGGTCATCCAGGAGACCGAGCCCGGCGTCCAGGGCGACCGCTCCACCGGCGGCACCAAGCCCGCCACCCTGGAGACCGGCCACCAGATCAACGTGCCTCTCTTCATCACCACCGGTGAGAAGATTAAGGTCGACACCCGCACGAGCGACTACCTCGGCCGGGTGAACAGCTAA
- the nusB gene encoding transcription antitermination factor NusB — translation MAARNTARKRAFQILFEGDQRGVGVQTVLADWIRLSRDDTRQPPVSEYTMELVEGYAQHARRIDELIAQYSVGWTLDRMPVVDRNILRLGAYELIWADETPDAVVLDEMVQLAKEFSTDESPSFVNGLLGRFKDLKPSLRRDEA, via the coding sequence GTGGCTGCCCGCAATACGGCCCGCAAGCGCGCCTTCCAGATCCTCTTCGAGGGCGACCAGCGCGGTGTCGGCGTCCAGACCGTCCTCGCGGACTGGATCCGGCTCTCCCGGGACGACACCCGGCAGCCCCCGGTCAGCGAGTACACGATGGAGCTGGTCGAGGGGTACGCGCAGCACGCGCGCCGCATCGACGAGCTGATCGCGCAGTACTCGGTCGGCTGGACGCTCGACCGCATGCCCGTGGTGGACCGCAACATCCTGCGCCTCGGCGCCTACGAGCTGATCTGGGCCGACGAGACCCCGGACGCCGTCGTCCTCGACGAGATGGTGCAGCTGGCGAAGGAGTTCTCCACGGACGAGTCGCCCTCGTTCGTGAACGGCCTGCTGGGCCGTTTCAAGGACCTGAAGCCCTCGCTGCGCCGCGACGAGGCGTAA
- the bldD gene encoding transcriptional regulator BldD: protein MSSEYAKQLGAKLRAIRTQQGLSLHGVEEKSQGRWKAVVVGSYERGDRAVTVQRLAELADFYGVPVQELLPGTTPGGAAEPPPKLVLDLERLAHVPAEKAGPLQRYAATIQSQRGDYNGKVLSIRQDDLRTLAVIYDQSPSVLTEQLISWGVLDADARRAVSHEEN from the coding sequence ATGTCCAGCGAATACGCCAAACAGCTCGGGGCCAAGCTCCGGGCCATCCGCACCCAGCAGGGCCTTTCCCTCCACGGTGTCGAGGAGAAGTCACAGGGACGCTGGAAGGCGGTCGTGGTCGGGTCGTACGAGCGCGGCGACCGTGCCGTGACCGTGCAGCGTCTCGCCGAGTTGGCTGACTTCTACGGGGTTCCGGTGCAGGAGCTGCTGCCGGGCACCACGCCGGGCGGGGCCGCCGAGCCGCCGCCGAAGCTCGTGCTGGACCTGGAGCGGCTGGCCCACGTGCCCGCCGAGAAGGCCGGCCCGCTGCAGCGCTACGCGGCGACGATCCAGTCCCAGCGCGGCGACTACAACGGCAAGGTGCTCTCGATCCGCCAGGACGACCTGCGCACACTCGCCGTCATCTACGACCAGTCGCCCTCGGTCCTCACCGAGCAGCTCATCAGCTGGGGCGTACTGGACGCGGACGCGCGTCGCGCGGTCTCCCACGAGGAGAACTGA
- the pyrR gene encoding bifunctional pyr operon transcriptional regulator/uracil phosphoribosyltransferase PyrR → MDTQQYESDARPVLEAPDIARVLTRIAHEIVERAKGADDVVLLGIPTRGVFLAQRLAVKLEEITDRKIPVGSLDITMYRDDLRMHPPRALARTDIPGDGIDGRLVVLVDDVLFSGRTIRAALDALNDIGRPRAVQLAVLVDRGHRELPIRADYVGKNLPTSLRETVKVQLAEEDGRDTVLLGVKQTP, encoded by the coding sequence ATGGACACCCAGCAGTACGAGTCCGATGCCCGGCCGGTTCTCGAAGCCCCCGACATCGCGCGGGTCCTGACCCGCATCGCCCACGAGATCGTCGAGCGCGCCAAGGGCGCCGACGACGTGGTGCTCCTCGGCATCCCGACCCGGGGCGTCTTCCTCGCCCAGCGGCTCGCCGTCAAGCTCGAAGAGATCACCGACCGCAAGATCCCGGTCGGCTCCCTCGACATCACCATGTACCGCGACGACCTGCGCATGCACCCGCCCCGCGCGCTGGCCCGCACCGACATCCCCGGTGACGGCATCGACGGCCGCCTGGTCGTCCTCGTCGACGACGTGCTCTTCTCCGGCCGCACCATCCGCGCCGCCCTCGACGCCCTGAACGACATCGGGCGCCCGCGCGCGGTGCAGCTCGCGGTCCTGGTCGACAGAGGCCACCGCGAACTGCCCATCCGCGCCGACTACGTCGGCAAGAACCTCCCCACGTCGCTGCGGGAGACGGTCAAGGTCCAGCTCGCCGAGGAGGACGGTCGCGACACCGTGCTGCTCGGCGTCAAGCAGACCCCTTAG
- a CDS encoding aspartate carbamoyltransferase catalytic subunit, with the protein MQRHLISAADLTRDDAVLILDTAEEMARVADRPIKKLPTLRGRTVVNLFFEDSTRTRISFEAAEKRLSADVINFTAKGSSVSKGESLKDTAQTLEAMGVDAVVIRHGASGAPYRLATSGWIDAAVINAGDGTHQHPTQALLDAFTMRRRLVGRDAGLGQDLDGKRITLVGDILHSRVARSNVDLLHTLGAEVTLVAPPTLVPVGVEAWPCEVSYDLDSTLSKSDAVMLLRVQRERMNAAFFPTEREYSRRYGLDGHRMAKMPEHAIVMHPGPMVRGMEITAEVADSDRCTVVEQVANGVSIRMAVLYLLLGGNEPAVSHARIEEK; encoded by the coding sequence ATGCAGCGTCATCTCATCTCGGCCGCCGACCTCACCCGCGACGACGCCGTCCTGATCCTCGACACCGCCGAGGAGATGGCCAGGGTCGCCGACCGGCCGATCAAGAAACTGCCGACCCTGCGCGGCCGTACCGTCGTCAACCTCTTCTTCGAGGACTCCACGCGCACGCGTATCTCCTTCGAAGCCGCCGAGAAGCGCCTCTCCGCCGACGTCATCAACTTCACCGCCAAGGGGTCGAGCGTCTCCAAGGGCGAGTCCCTGAAGGACACCGCGCAGACCCTGGAGGCCATGGGCGTCGACGCGGTCGTCATCCGGCACGGCGCCTCCGGAGCGCCGTATCGGCTCGCCACCTCCGGGTGGATCGACGCGGCCGTCATCAACGCCGGTGACGGCACCCACCAGCACCCGACGCAGGCCCTGCTGGACGCGTTCACCATGCGGCGCCGGCTCGTCGGCCGGGACGCCGGGCTCGGGCAGGACCTGGACGGCAAGCGGATCACGCTCGTCGGCGACATCCTGCACAGCCGGGTGGCCCGCTCGAACGTCGATCTGCTGCACACCCTCGGCGCCGAGGTCACCCTCGTCGCCCCGCCCACCCTGGTGCCGGTCGGCGTCGAGGCCTGGCCCTGCGAGGTCTCGTACGACCTCGACAGCACGCTCTCCAAGTCCGACGCGGTGATGCTGCTGCGCGTCCAGCGCGAGCGGATGAACGCGGCCTTCTTCCCGACCGAGCGCGAGTACTCGCGGCGCTACGGTCTCGACGGCCACCGCATGGCGAAGATGCCCGAGCACGCCATCGTGATGCACCCGGGGCCGATGGTCCGGGGCATGGAGATCACCGCCGAGGTCGCCGACTCGGACCGCTGCACCGTCGTCGAGCAGGTCGCAAACGGAGTGTCCATCCGGATGGCCGTGCTCTATCTGCTTCTGGGCGGCAACGAACCCGCCGTCAGCCACGCCCGTATCGAGGAGAAGTAA
- a CDS encoding dihydroorotase: MSKILIRGAKVLGGEPQDVLIDGDTIAEVGSGLSAEGAEVVEADGKVLLPGLVDLHTHLREPGREDSETVLTGTRAAASGGYTAVFAMANTFPVADTAGVVEQVYRLGQEHGYCDVQPIGAVTVGLEGKKLAELGAMHESAAGVTVFSDDGKCVDDAVIMRRALEYVKAFGGVVAQHAQEPRLTEGAQMNEGVVSAELGLGGWPAVAEESIIARDVLLAEHVGSRVHICHLSTAGSVEIVRWAKSRGIDVTAEVTPHHLLLTDELVRSYNPVFKVNPPLRTERDVLALREALADGTIDIVATDHAPHPHEDKDCEWAAAAMGMVGLETALSVVQETMVDTGLLTWTGVAERMSVKPAEIGRAVGHGRPVSAGEPANLTLVDTEYRGSVDPAGFASRSRNTPYEGRELPGRVTHTWLRGKATLVDGKLT, translated from the coding sequence ATGAGCAAGATCCTGATCCGCGGTGCGAAGGTCCTCGGCGGCGAGCCGCAGGACGTGCTGATCGACGGGGACACCATCGCCGAGGTCGGCAGCGGACTGTCCGCCGAAGGTGCCGAGGTCGTCGAGGCCGACGGCAAGGTGCTGCTGCCCGGCCTCGTCGACCTGCACACCCACCTCCGCGAGCCCGGCCGCGAGGACTCCGAGACCGTCCTGACCGGCACCCGCGCGGCCGCCAGCGGGGGCTACACGGCCGTGTTCGCCATGGCCAACACCTTCCCGGTCGCCGACACCGCCGGTGTCGTCGAGCAGGTCTACCGGCTCGGCCAGGAGCACGGGTACTGCGATGTGCAGCCCATCGGCGCCGTCACCGTCGGCCTGGAGGGCAAGAAGCTCGCCGAGCTGGGCGCGATGCACGAGTCGGCCGCCGGGGTCACCGTCTTCTCCGACGACGGCAAGTGCGTCGACGACGCGGTGATCATGCGCCGGGCGCTGGAGTACGTGAAGGCCTTCGGGGGAGTCGTCGCCCAGCACGCGCAGGAGCCGCGCCTCACCGAGGGCGCCCAGATGAACGAGGGTGTCGTCTCCGCCGAACTCGGGCTCGGGGGCTGGCCCGCGGTGGCCGAGGAATCGATCATCGCCCGGGATGTCCTGCTCGCCGAGCACGTCGGTTCCCGCGTCCACATCTGCCACCTGTCGACCGCCGGGTCCGTCGAGATCGTCCGCTGGGCCAAGTCCCGGGGCATCGACGTCACCGCCGAGGTCACCCCGCACCACCTCCTCCTCACGGATGAGCTGGTGCGCTCCTACAACCCCGTCTTCAAGGTCAACCCGCCGCTGCGCACCGAGCGCGATGTGCTGGCCCTGCGCGAGGCGCTCGCCGACGGCACGATCGACATCGTCGCCACCGACCACGCCCCGCACCCGCACGAGGACAAGGACTGCGAGTGGGCCGCCGCCGCCATGGGGATGGTCGGCCTGGAGACCGCGTTGTCAGTGGTGCAGGAGACCATGGTGGACACGGGGCTCCTCACCTGGACCGGGGTCGCCGAGCGCATGTCCGTCAAGCCCGCCGAGATCGGGCGGGCGGTGGGGCACGGCCGTCCCGTCTCGGCTGGTGAGCCCGCCAACCTCACGCTCGTCGACACGGAATACCGTGGGTCGGTGGACCCCGCGGGCTTCGCTTCGCGCAGTCGCAACACCCCGTACGAGGGGCGTGAGCTGCCGGGCCGTGTGACGCACACCTGGCTCCGGGGCAAGGCCACGCTCGTCGACGGGAAGCTCACGTGA
- a CDS encoding PH-like domain-containing protein: MTPLELTHLAAGEKSAPVTDWAARIGWLVGLALFIALVYWLMREGWKWRGTLQGDVPELPTAPEEVGEAKLAVLSMSGRYHGSTTAGQWLDRIVAHGLGTRSRVELTLTEAGLDVVRPGATDFFIPAGALREALLGKGIAGKVLSEGGLLVVTWAHGDRLIDSGFRSDHAAEHTEWVDTLNSMINKSLETTDTEGAR, from the coding sequence GTGACACCTCTGGAACTGACCCACCTCGCGGCCGGGGAGAAGTCCGCCCCGGTGACCGACTGGGCCGCCCGTATCGGCTGGCTCGTCGGCCTCGCCCTCTTCATCGCGCTCGTCTACTGGCTGATGCGCGAGGGCTGGAAGTGGCGCGGCACGCTCCAGGGTGACGTCCCGGAGCTGCCCACCGCGCCGGAAGAGGTGGGCGAGGCGAAACTGGCTGTGTTGTCGATGAGTGGCCGCTACCACGGCTCCACCACCGCAGGCCAGTGGCTCGACCGCATCGTGGCGCACGGCCTGGGCACCCGCAGCCGGGTCGAGCTGACGCTGACTGAGGCCGGCCTGGATGTCGTACGACCGGGAGCCACCGACTTCTTCATCCCGGCCGGCGCGCTGCGCGAGGCACTGCTCGGCAAGGGCATCGCCGGGAAGGTCCTCAGCGAGGGCGGGCTGCTGGTCGTGACGTGGGCGCACGGGGACCGGCTGATCGACTCCGGGTTCCGCTCCGACCACGCGGCCGAGCACACGGAGTGGGTCGACACCCTGAACAGCATGATCAACAAGAGTCTCGAAACGACCGACACGGAAGGCGCACGATGA
- the carA gene encoding glutamine-hydrolyzing carbamoyl-phosphate synthase small subunit encodes MTTSTRGAAKVPAVLVLEDGRIFRGRAYGSVGVTFGEAVFSTGMTGYQETLTDPSYHRQVVVMTAPHIGNTGVNDEDSESARIWVAGYVVRDPARVPSNWRSRRSLDEELRNQGVVGISGIDTRALTRHLRERGAMRVGIFSGPTLPDDDTMLAEVRQAPEMTGANLSAEVATKETYVVPAIGEKKFTVAAVDLGIKGMTPHRMAERGIEVHVLPATATVEDVYAVQPDGVFFSNGPGDPATADHPVAVMRAVLERGTPLFGICFGNQILGRALGFGTYKLKYGHRGINQPVQDRTTGKVEVTAHNHGFAVDAPLDKVSDTPYGRAEVSHVCLNDQVVEGLRLLDRPAFSVQYHPEAAAGPHDAAYLFDRFTSLMEGQRA; translated from the coding sequence ATGACGACCTCCACCAGGGGAGCCGCCAAGGTTCCCGCCGTACTCGTCCTGGAGGACGGCCGGATCTTCCGCGGCCGCGCCTACGGGTCCGTGGGGGTGACCTTCGGCGAGGCCGTGTTCTCCACCGGCATGACCGGCTACCAGGAGACCCTGACCGACCCGTCGTACCACCGCCAGGTCGTCGTGATGACCGCCCCGCACATCGGCAACACCGGGGTGAACGACGAGGACTCCGAGTCGGCCCGCATCTGGGTCGCCGGTTACGTGGTGCGCGACCCCGCGCGCGTGCCGTCCAACTGGCGCTCCCGCCGCTCCCTGGACGAGGAACTGCGCAACCAGGGCGTCGTCGGGATCTCCGGCATCGACACGCGCGCGTTGACCCGCCATCTGCGCGAGCGCGGCGCCATGCGCGTCGGCATCTTCTCCGGGCCCACGTTGCCCGACGACGACACCATGCTCGCCGAGGTGCGCCAGGCCCCCGAGATGACGGGCGCGAACCTCTCCGCCGAGGTCGCCACCAAGGAGACGTACGTCGTCCCCGCGATCGGTGAGAAGAAGTTCACCGTCGCCGCCGTCGACCTCGGCATCAAGGGCATGACCCCGCACCGCATGGCCGAGCGCGGCATCGAGGTGCACGTGCTCCCGGCCACCGCGACCGTCGAGGACGTCTACGCCGTACAGCCCGACGGGGTCTTCTTCTCCAACGGACCCGGCGACCCCGCCACCGCCGACCACCCGGTCGCCGTCATGCGGGCGGTCCTGGAGCGCGGCACCCCGCTCTTCGGCATCTGCTTCGGCAACCAGATCCTCGGCCGCGCGCTCGGCTTCGGCACGTACAAGCTGAAGTACGGCCACCGGGGCATCAACCAGCCCGTGCAGGACCGTACGACCGGCAAGGTCGAGGTCACCGCGCACAACCACGGCTTCGCCGTCGACGCGCCCCTCGACAAGGTCTCCGACACGCCGTACGGCCGCGCCGAGGTCTCACACGTCTGCCTGAACGACCAGGTCGTCGAGGGGCTGCGACTGCTCGACCGGCCGGCGTTCAGCGTCCAGTACCACCCCGAGGCGGCAGCCGGCCCGCACGACGCCGCCTACCTGTTCGACCGCTTCACGTCTTTGATGGAGGGCCAGCGTGCCTAA